One Deinococcus sedimenti genomic window carries:
- a CDS encoding Lrp/AsnC family transcriptional regulator — MVTAIVMVQAERQRVQETAEALAGVPSVREVYSVTGEWDIVAILKLTRYEDLDDVVTGHLRKVEGITRTQTMLAFRTYNDSLLDQGFGVGLDESQQR; from the coding sequence ATGGTGACAGCGATCGTGATGGTGCAGGCCGAGCGGCAGCGCGTGCAGGAGACGGCCGAGGCGCTGGCGGGCGTCCCGAGTGTCCGCGAGGTGTACTCGGTGACGGGCGAATGGGACATCGTGGCGATCCTGAAACTGACGCGCTACGAGGATCTAGACGACGTGGTGACCGGGCACCTACGCAAGGTCGAGGGCATCACGCGCACGCAGACGATGCTGGCGTTCCGGACGTACAACGATTCCCTGCTGGATCAGGGGTTCGGGGTGGGCCTGGACGAGTCGCAGCAGCGTTGA